A portion of the Permianibacter fluminis genome contains these proteins:
- a CDS encoding YeaH/YhbH family protein, translating to MSRLVDRRQWSKNKSTVNRQRFIRRFKSQIKKAVSEQLNKRSVTDLDTGENVSIPSKDTREPTFRSGQGGVRERIYPGNKEFVSGDRVKRPLNGEARGQGRRASDSGEGEDEFKFELSRDEYLDLLFEDLELPNLDIAQLRKTEQFRTVRAGYKTDGVPATLNIVRSLRGALARRMALSGEARSELRELEEKAKEHADEDDSETRALRARIEALRERIARVPFIDTFDLRFNAFVKQPVPTTQAVMFCLMDVSGSMDQATKDMAKRFFLLLYLFLTKTYKNVQVVFIRHHTQAKEVDEKEFFYSQETGGTVVSSALKLMDEIIRARYSPQLWNIYAAQASDGDNWGDDSPVCQDLLAQSILPQVRYFSYIEITQRNHQSLWEHYAELTPQFRNFAMQQIKEATDIYPIFRELFKRQKA from the coding sequence GTGTCACGTCTGGTGGACCGCCGGCAATGGAGCAAGAACAAAAGCACTGTCAACCGGCAGCGCTTTATCCGTCGTTTCAAGAGTCAAATCAAGAAAGCGGTTTCCGAACAGCTGAACAAGCGTAGCGTCACCGATCTGGATACCGGTGAAAATGTCTCCATCCCGTCCAAAGACACCCGCGAACCGACATTCCGTAGCGGCCAGGGTGGCGTGCGTGAGCGCATCTATCCGGGCAACAAGGAGTTTGTCAGCGGCGATCGGGTCAAGCGGCCGCTGAATGGCGAAGCCCGCGGCCAGGGTCGCCGCGCCAGCGACTCCGGCGAAGGCGAGGACGAATTCAAATTTGAATTGTCGCGCGACGAATATCTGGATCTGCTGTTCGAAGATTTGGAATTGCCGAATCTTGATATCGCCCAACTGAGAAAGACCGAGCAGTTCCGCACGGTTCGGGCTGGCTACAAAACCGATGGCGTGCCAGCGACGCTGAATATCGTCCGCAGCTTGCGCGGCGCATTGGCCCGGCGCATGGCGCTGAGCGGCGAAGCCCGCAGCGAACTTCGCGAGCTGGAAGAAAAAGCCAAGGAACATGCCGACGAGGATGACAGCGAGACCCGGGCGCTGCGCGCGCGCATCGAGGCATTGCGTGAACGGATCGCACGAGTGCCCTTTATCGATACCTTTGACCTGCGTTTCAACGCCTTCGTCAAACAGCCGGTACCAACCACGCAGGCGGTGATGTTTTGCCTGATGGATGTTTCCGGCTCGATGGATCAAGCCACCAAGGACATGGCCAAACGGTTCTTCCTGTTGTTGTATCTATTTCTGACCAAGACCTATAAGAATGTCCAGGTTGTGTTTATCCGCCACCACACCCAGGCCAAGGAGGTGGACGAAAAGGAATTTTTCTATTCACAGGAAACCGGCGGCACCGTAGTGTCCAGCGCGTTGAAGCTGATGGATGAAATCATCCGGGCCCGGTATTCACCGCAGCTTTGGAATATCTACGCTGCGCAAGCCTCCGATGGCGACAACTGGGGCGATGACTCGCCGGTGTGCCAGGACTTGCTGGCACAATCCATCCTGCCGCAGGTGCGCTACTTCTCTTACATCGAGATTACCCAGCGCAACCATCAGAGCCTGTGGGAGCACTACGCCGAGCTGACGCCGCAGTTCCGAAATTTCGCCATGCAGCAAATCAAGGAAGCGACCGACATCTACCCGATCTTCCGCGAGCTGTTCAAACGGCAGAAGGCCTGA
- a CDS encoding PrkA family serine protein kinase, translating into MSLFQHYRSRYEEAKEDEYSLQEYLELCKQDRMAYANAAERMLKAVGEAEMTDTSTDSRLSRLFSNRVIARYPAFNEFYGMEDTVEQIVSYFKHAAQGLEEKKQILYLLGPVGGGKSSLAEKLKKLMERCPIYAIKGSPVYESPLGLFDPEEDGRILEDEFGIPKRYLSTIMSPWAVKRLHEFGGDISKFRVVKLKPSVLDQIAIAKTEPGDENNQDISALVGKVDIRMLERFAQNDPDAYSYSGALCRANQGIMEFVEMFKAPIKVLHPLLTATQEGNYNGTEGLSALPFSGVILAHSNESEWQAFRNNKNNEAFLDRVYIVKVPYCLRVSDEVRIYQKLLSNSDLDSAPCAPGTLQMMAQFSVLSRLKEPENSSLYSKMRVYDGESLKDTDPKAKSYQEYRDYAGVDEGMNGLSTRFAFKILSKVFNFDHGEVAANPVHLLYVLETQLEREQFPQETYEKYIEHIKGFLVPKYVEFIGKEIQTAYLESYSEYGQNLFDRYVTYADFWIQDQEYRDPETGENFDRGALNEELEKIEKPAGISNPKDFRNEVVNFVLRARANNGGRNPNWTSYEKLRTVIEKKMFSNTEDLLPVISFNAKASKEDQKKHQDFVSRMVKKGYTEKQVRLLCEWYLRVRKAS; encoded by the coding sequence ATGAGCCTGTTCCAGCATTACCGCTCACGTTACGAGGAAGCAAAAGAGGACGAGTACAGCCTTCAGGAATATCTGGAGCTGTGCAAGCAAGATCGCATGGCCTACGCCAATGCGGCCGAACGCATGTTGAAAGCTGTCGGGGAAGCCGAGATGACCGACACCTCGACCGACTCTCGTTTGTCGCGTTTGTTCTCCAATCGCGTCATCGCCCGCTATCCCGCCTTCAACGAATTCTATGGCATGGAAGATACGGTTGAACAAATCGTGTCTTACTTCAAACATGCCGCGCAGGGTCTGGAAGAAAAGAAACAGATTCTGTATTTGCTCGGCCCGGTCGGTGGCGGCAAATCCTCGCTGGCAGAAAAGCTCAAGAAACTGATGGAGCGCTGCCCCATCTATGCCATCAAAGGCTCGCCGGTTTATGAATCACCGCTGGGGCTGTTTGATCCGGAAGAAGATGGCCGCATTCTGGAAGACGAGTTCGGCATTCCGAAGCGCTATCTGAGCACCATCATGTCACCGTGGGCGGTGAAACGCCTGCATGAATTCGGTGGTGATATCAGCAAATTCCGGGTCGTGAAACTGAAGCCATCAGTGCTCGATCAAATCGCCATTGCCAAAACCGAGCCGGGCGATGAGAACAATCAGGACATCTCGGCGCTGGTCGGCAAAGTCGATATCCGCATGCTGGAGCGTTTCGCCCAGAATGATCCCGATGCCTACAGCTATTCTGGTGCGCTCTGTCGCGCCAATCAGGGCATCATGGAATTTGTCGAAATGTTCAAGGCGCCGATCAAGGTATTGCACCCCTTGCTGACCGCCACCCAGGAAGGCAATTACAACGGCACTGAAGGCTTGTCTGCCCTGCCCTTCAGCGGCGTCATTCTGGCGCACTCGAATGAATCGGAATGGCAGGCGTTCCGCAACAACAAAAACAACGAGGCGTTTCTCGATCGCGTCTACATCGTCAAGGTGCCGTACTGCCTGCGGGTGTCCGATGAGGTTCGCATTTACCAAAAGCTGCTTAGCAACAGCGATCTGGACAGCGCGCCGTGCGCCCCCGGTACCCTGCAGATGATGGCGCAGTTCTCGGTGTTGTCGCGATTGAAAGAGCCGGAGAACTCGAGCCTGTATTCCAAGATGCGGGTCTACGACGGCGAATCACTGAAAGACACCGACCCGAAAGCCAAGTCCTATCAGGAGTATCGTGACTACGCCGGTGTCGATGAAGGCATGAACGGCCTGTCAACCCGGTTCGCTTTCAAGATCCTGTCCAAGGTCTTCAATTTCGATCATGGCGAAGTCGCAGCCAACCCGGTGCACCTGTTGTATGTATTGGAAACCCAGTTGGAGCGCGAGCAGTTCCCGCAGGAGACCTACGAGAAGTACATTGAGCACATCAAGGGCTTTCTGGTGCCGAAGTATGTCGAGTTCATTGGCAAAGAAATCCAGACGGCCTATCTCGAATCTTATTCCGAGTACGGCCAGAACCTGTTCGACCGCTATGTCACCTATGCCGACTTCTGGATTCAGGATCAGGAATACCGGGATCCGGAAACCGGTGAGAATTTTGATCGCGGCGCCTTGAACGAAGAGCTGGAGAAAATCGAGAAGCCGGCCGGCATCAGCAACCCGAAAGACTTCCGCAACGAGGTGGTCAATTTTGTGCTGCGCGCCCGCGCTAACAATGGCGGCCGCAACCCCAACTGGACCAGCTATGAAAAGCTGCGGACCGTTATCGAGAAAAAGATGTTCTCGAATACCGAAGATTTGCTGCCGGTCATCTCGTTCAACGCCAAAGCCTCGAAAGAGGACCAGAAGAAACATCAGGACTTTGTTTCCCGGATGGTCAAGAAAGGCTACACCGAGAAACAAGTTCGGCTGCTGTGCGAATGGTATTTGCGGGTCAGAAAGGCCAGCTGA
- the sohB gene encoding protease SohB produces MQFFYEYGLFLAKSATIVFAILLVIGGIVRSRQQRHQPAPGEIEVRNLSDEYKDLTDTMYAEILDLDEYKARHKAELKKEKEEAKARKKALKQAQKDEARKAAEPEAATTDSDADAAEEDEEEELERKPRVFVLNFLGDMEASSVHCLREEITAVLSVAEKDAQDEVILRLESPGGLVHSYGHAASQLQRIRDAGLPLTAVVDEVAASGGYMMACVADKIVAAPFAVIGSIGVVAELPNFNRLLKRFDIDYEQHTAGQFKRTLTMFGENSDEGRRKFQEELEDTHKLFKAYVGEHRSQVDLEKVATGEHWYGSQALELGLVDELQTSDALLQELYPTHDVYEVNYEFRKTLADRLSLAAFMSVDKLLMRWWQRSASRHGFIR; encoded by the coding sequence ATGCAGTTCTTCTATGAGTACGGCCTGTTTCTGGCCAAATCCGCGACCATTGTGTTCGCCATCCTGCTGGTTATTGGTGGCATTGTCCGCTCGCGCCAACAACGGCATCAGCCGGCGCCGGGTGAAATTGAGGTTCGCAACCTCAGCGATGAGTACAAGGATTTGACCGACACCATGTATGCCGAGATTCTCGATCTCGACGAGTACAAGGCGCGGCACAAGGCTGAGCTGAAAAAAGAAAAAGAAGAAGCGAAAGCGCGCAAGAAAGCGCTGAAGCAGGCGCAGAAAGACGAGGCCAGGAAAGCAGCTGAACCAGAAGCCGCGACAACCGATTCAGATGCCGACGCAGCGGAAGAGGACGAAGAAGAAGAGCTGGAGCGGAAACCGCGGGTGTTCGTGCTGAACTTTCTCGGCGACATGGAAGCCTCTTCCGTGCATTGCCTGCGGGAAGAAATCACGGCCGTGCTGTCGGTCGCAGAAAAAGATGCGCAGGATGAAGTCATTCTGCGACTGGAAAGCCCCGGCGGTTTGGTCCACAGCTATGGTCATGCCGCCTCGCAATTGCAGCGGATTCGTGATGCCGGTCTGCCGCTGACGGCGGTAGTGGACGAGGTGGCGGCCAGCGGCGGCTACATGATGGCCTGTGTCGCTGACAAAATTGTCGCCGCGCCGTTTGCCGTGATCGGTTCGATTGGTGTGGTCGCGGAATTGCCCAACTTCAATCGTTTGTTGAAGCGCTTTGATATCGATTACGAGCAGCACACCGCCGGTCAGTTCAAACGGACCTTGACCATGTTCGGTGAGAACAGCGACGAAGGCCGGCGCAAATTCCAGGAAGAGCTGGAAGACACGCATAAACTGTTCAAAGCCTACGTCGGCGAGCATCGCAGTCAGGTCGATCTGGAGAAGGTCGCGACCGGTGAGCACTGGTATGGTTCGCAAGCGCTGGAGCTTGGTTTGGTCGACGAGCTGCAAACGTCCGATGCGCTGCTGCAAGAGTTGTATCCGACCCATGACGTGTACGAAGTCAATTATGAATTCCGCAAGACGCTGGCCGATCGGTTGTCGTTGGCGGCATTCATGTCGGTCGACAAACTGTTGATGCGCTGGTGGCAGCGCTCGGCCAGCCGGCACGGTTTCATTCGCTGA